A region of Enoplosus armatus isolate fEnoArm2 chromosome 14, fEnoArm2.hap1, whole genome shotgun sequence DNA encodes the following proteins:
- the LOC139296409 gene encoding voltage-dependent calcium channel beta subunit-associated regulatory protein: MSNDLPVLTSLTENSTDVPVSAGQVENYVLLLVLLSVFAGGTLVLLSLLLLFCHRCCMGGRRYSSDDLEKTNTTYAEDSQPTQEITIHLDESDALSASSCHDGETERFVSTGSTGRRVSFNESALYEQEKTTQDKGRRYTLTEGDFHHLKKARLTHLHLPPAPCDLKILTIMECDSTESSTVNISEAAAPKLPLTIYQPSERRHPDWMGQSISGGLPGDPHHSTILDQGPRQASSAMKTQHTRSQTMEAVGDRGEAESERGMRGELTQAPGQTSVLHFFSKLRRHASLEGAGPYFRRWKFDSSHRAASLDAKGSPKRRPFQRQRAASETTDHTEDDSSPFRDEAIESFPHTPIQTSGLQSLSAESLSHPATAPQSSVFLSRLKLEAMVEVGGGSSARREDLCSPTNDCCTQRQEEATENGTGVEKETKFGAITRREAAAVELESVEDDDLFGAQQEAAIQEVQVYKYTSFEDMLRETKDTKTDCMTSDVRKKSETEVDDGDEVVLGAEARQRADSGSSLSFMIRQESSEAPPSLYRDIWSLRASLEQYASSDQSSTDRESIRSDADSVSSLGGAGARSGLDSCLSQDLDDEPEGEGEGEVSEGGIRGASGGDSEMGSGAGGEGEAGNRKLLQMDSGYASIEAPSRAPEEMRLFGTPGAPRGKTASERRLFFTSSGRKGSVCESIEAKLFQEELEDQMADSTETGEKLKERSQTGSQSLILQEPYQLLKSIHAQKPPESQSQLMSPLMKTIQQPSSPHQPRLRRRDYSIDEKTDALFNEFLRHDPRFDQQDSPMRSRHRSRVHLRKQWQRHKQYSDPGSGAGGRYSPSLERQRFTPLRRGDSAGYPLDTRYHSTLSRIASAADEEASEVATCEEAAKESTENKDLSSEGATGDATESRANATSEGTDATGSTSEVSTKKDTESTTSQSLTTVTAQKSHMDPRVDNRNNNSSQAILSESSLTDKLVVSVEERLYGRLRSAEKLGQGGTERVLTVSHTASPGFSPI, from the exons GATGTGCCTGTGTCGGCGGGCCAGGTGGAGAACTAtgtgctgctgttggtgctgctgAGTGTTTTCGCCGGGGGGACGCTGGTCCTGctctccctgctgctcctcttctgtCACCGCTGCTGCATGGGTGGACGACGCTACTCCAG CGATGACCTTGAGAAGACAAACACCACCTATGCTGAGGATTCTCAGCCTACCCAAG AGATCACCATTCATCTGGATGAATCAGACGCTCTCTCAGCTTCAAGCTGTCACGATGGAGAGACAGAACGATTCGTCTCCACTGGGTCCACTGGCCGCAGAGTCTCCTTTAATGAATCTGCACTTTATGAACAGGAGAAGACGACTCAGGACAAAGGACGCAG GTACACTCTGACTGAGGGAGACTTCCACCACCTGAAGAAGGCCCGGCTGACCCACCTTCACTTGCCTCCGGCCCCGTGTGACCTGAAGATCCTCACCATCATGGAGTGCGACTCAACAGAGAGCAGCACCGTCAACATCAGTGAGGCTGCAGCTCCCAAACTGCCCCTCACCATCTACCAG ccttcTGAGAGGAGACACCCTGACTGGATGGGACAGAGCATCAGTGGTGGTCTGCCAGGAGACCCGCACCACTCCACCATCCTGGACCAGGGCCCCAGGCAGGCCTCATCAGccatgaaaacacagcacacacggTCCCAGACA ATGGAGGCTGTCGGGGACAGGGGAGAGGCCGAGAGCGAAAGGGGGATGAGAGGAGAGTTGACTCAAGCTCCGGGCCAGACTTCAGTTCTTCATTTCTTCTCTAAACTGCGGCGCCATGCCAGTCTGGAGGGGGCAGGGCCTTACTTCAGGAGGTGGAAGTTTGATAGCAGTCACCGGGCTGCCAGCCTAGATGCCAAAG GATCCCCCAAGAGAAGGCCCttccagagacagagagcagcaagTGAAACCACTGATCACACCGAAGACGACTCTTCTCCTTTCCGAGATGAGGCCATTGAATCTTTCCCACACACTCCCATCCAGACCAGTGGCCTCCAGTCCCTCTCTGCAGAGTCTCTGTCTCACCCCGCCACTGCACCTCAGTCCTCAGTATTCCTCAGCAG GCTAAAACTGGAGGCCATGGTGGAGGTCGGTGGTGGCAGCAGTGCCAGAAGAGAGGATCTCTGTTCGCCAACAAATGATTGTTGCACCCAAAGGCAAGAGGAGGCCACAGAAAATGGAACAGGAgtagaaaaggaaacaaagttTGGTGCAATTACAAGAAGGGAAGCAGCGGCAGTCGAGCTAGAATCTGTAGAAGATGACGACTTGTTTGGGGCACAACAAGAAGCTGCAATACAGGAAGTACAAGTTTACAAGTATACAAGTTTTGAAGATATGTTAAGGGAAactaaagacacaaagacagactgcATGACATCAGATGTGAGgaaaaagagtgagacagaggtaGATGATGGAGATGAGGTGGTGTTGGGAGCTGAGGCCAGACAAAGGGCTGACTCAGGCTCATCTCTTTCCTTCATGATTCGCCAGGAGAGCTCGGAGGCTCCTCCCTCCCTGTACAGAGACATTTGGAGTTTGCGAGCCTCTCTGGAGCAATACGCCTCCTCAGACCAAAGCAGCACAGATCGGGAGTCCATCCGCAGTGATGCCGACAGCGTCTCATCCCTCGGCGGTGCAGGAGCTCGTTCTGGCCTGGACAGCTGCTTGTCCCAAGACCTGGACGATGAGCCTgaaggagaaggggagggagaggtgtCAGAGGGAGGAATCAGAGGGGCGTCAGGTGGGGACAGTGAGATGGGaagtggagctggaggagagggtgaggcaGGGAACCGTAAGCTCCTCCAGATGGACAGTGGCTACGCCTCCATCGAAGCACCATCCAGGGCCCCTGAGGAAATGCGCCTTTTTGGGACTCCTGGAGCTCCTCGAGGGAAGACGGCGTCCGAGAGAAGGTTGTTCTTCACCAGCTCTGGGAGAAAAGGTTCGGTGTGTGAGAGCATCGAGGCCAAGCTGtttcaggaggagctggaagacCAGATGGCCGACAGCACAGAGACAGGGGAGAAACTAAAGGAAAGATCTCAAACTGGCAGCCAGTCTCTTATTCTTCAAGAACCATATCAACTTCTGAAATCAATTCATGCTCAGAAACCTCCAGAATCACAATCACAGCTGATGTCCCCACTGATGAAGACAATCCAACAGCCCTCTAGTCCTCACCAACCTCGTCTCCGCCGCCGCGACTACAGCATTGACGAGAAGACGGACGCTCTCTTCAACGAGTTCCTCCGTCATGATCCGCGGTTCGACCAGCAGGATTCTCCGATGCGCTCCAGGCACCGATCCAGAGTTCATCTCCGGAAACAGTGGCAGAGACACAAGCAATACAGCGACCCAGGGTCAGGCGCTGGAGGTAGGTACTCCCCATCTTTGGAGAGGCAGAGGTTCACTCCGCTGCGGAGAGGTGACAGCGCCGGCTACCCTCTGGACACCCGGTATCACAGCACACTCTCGCGCATTGCGAGTGCTGCCGATGAAGAAGCCAGTGAGGTTGCCACTTGCGAGGAAGCGGCCAAAGAGAGCACAGAGAACAAAGACCTATCAAGTGAAGGAGCTACAGGGGACGCCACTGAAAGTAGAGCCAACGCAACCTCTGAGGGCACTGACGCAACAGGGTCGACTAGTGAAGTCTCCACAAAAAAGGACACAGAAAGCACAACTAGCCAGTCTTTGACCACTGTGACTGCACAGAAAAGCCACATGGATCCGAGGGTcgacaacagaaacaacaacagtagTCAAGCTATTCTATCAGAGAGCAGCCTGACAGACAAGCTGGTCGTGTCCGTGGAAGAGAGGCTCTACGGCCGCCTGCGCAGTGCAGAGAAGCTCGGCCAGGGAGGAACAGAGCGTGTGCTCACTGTGTCTCACACAGCCTCACCTGGCTTCAGTCCCATATAA